The genomic segment CGCCGACTCGATCAACGGGCATTACACCGTCAATATCTATCTGGTGCAGGACGAGGATACGGGCGAATTTTGCATCAGGGGCGAGCTTGTCGACAACGACTCGAAGGACAAGGAGAATAAAGATACGAAGAATATCTACTGGAGCCACAACGAATCGGAAGCGGAGGTCGTCTGGAAATCCGACTCCGTGGTCACGATAAACGGCAGAGAGCTGCACGTCGCGAGAAACCAGACCTACGACTGGCGCATCGACGATTAGCGGCGGTTAGATTACGATTGGCAGGATTGCAGCCGAACAGATAACAAACGGATTTTTGGAATAAGAGCCTTCCCCTTCAGGGGAATGTGGATTGCCGCCGCAGGCGGCAAGACGGATGAGGTGTCATTCCGAACATATGCGTTCAAATATTAAAAAACAGTCCGAAACAGGAGGAGACCAATCTGTGAGAAAATCTACAAAAAGAATCATCTTCACCGTTCTGCCGCTGCTCGTGGCTGCTGCGCTTTTGCTGACGTCGTGCGATATAGTGTTCGGAAGTCTTGATTCTATGAAAACAGGGGATTATTTATGGTCATACGATTCTCCCGACGGACGCTATACTCTTGAGATTTATCACGGTGCCGGCGGTGCAACGGTGGACTTTTCCATTGTCGGCGTACTCATCGATAATTCTACCGAGAACAAAGATAAGAAGAATATATACTATCGTTATCATGAGTCTGAGGCAACTGTAGTTTGGAATTCCGACACGGTTGTTACGATAAACGGCATACGGTTGGACGTATCAAAAAACGAGACTTACGACGGACGGCTTGACGATTAGCGAAGCCGCCGCGAGTTTCAGGATTAATCGTGAATATATAAAAGCCGCGCCTGCAGGCGCGGCTTTTACTATGCTTTGTTTCTATTCGTCCAGTTTCAATACCGACATAAACGCTTCCTGCGGGATCTCGACGGTGCCGAGCTGGCGCATCTTCTTTTTGCCTTCCTTCTGCTTTTCAAGCAGCTTCTTCTTGCGGGTGATGTCGCCGCCGTAGCACTTGGCGAGGACGTCCTTGCGCAGCGCCTTGACGGTCTCGCGGGCGATTATCTTGCCGCCTATCGCCGCCTGGATAGGCACCTCGAAGAGCTGGCGCGGGATGTTTTCCTTCAGCTTTTCGGTTATCTTTCTTGCGCGTCCGTAGGCGCGGTCGGAGTGGATGATGAAGCTGAGCGCGTCCACCATCTCTCCGTTGAGCAGCACGTCGAGCTTGACGAGGTTCGCGCGCTGATAGCCCTTCAGCTCGTAGTCGAGGGAGGCGTAGCCGCGCGTGCGGGATTTCAGCGCGTCGAAGAAGTCGTAGATGACCTCGTTGAGCGGCAGGTCGTAGTGTATCTCCACGCGGCTGCCGGCGACGTGCTGCATATCCTTATAGACTCCGCGGCGCTCCTGGCAGAGATCCATGACCGCGCCGATGTATTCGTTCGGGCAGAGGATCGTCGCCTTGATTACCGGCTCCTCGCAGTAGTCTATCTCCGAGGGGTTGGGGTAGTAGGTCGGGTTGTCTATGCTGCGGACGCTGCCGTCGGTCATATGCAGCTTATAGACGACGCTCGGTATCGTCATTATCAGGTCGAGGTTGAATTCGCGCTCGAGGCGTTCCGCGATTATCTCCATATGGAGCAGGCCGAGGAAGCCGCAGCGGAAGCCGAAGCCGAGCGCGACGGAGTTCTCCGGCTCGAAGGTGAGCGCCGCGTCGTTGAGCTTGAGCTTGTCGAGCGCGTCGCGCAGGTCGCCGTAGCGCGCTCCGTCGACGGGGTAGATGCCGCAGAAGACCATCGGCAGCGCTTCGCGGTAGCCCTTCAGCGGCTCGGAGGCGCCCTTTTCCGCGGTCGTCACGGTATCGCCGACGGTTGTGTCCTTCACCGTCTTTATGCTCGCGGTGAAGTAGCCGACGTCGCCGCTGCGAAGTTCGTTAAGGGGTTCGAGCGAGGTCGCGCGCATATTGCCGACCTCGACGACGTCGAACTCCGCGCCGGTCGCCATCATCTTTATGCGCGCGCCCTTTTTGAGCACGCCGTCCATCACGCGGATATAGACGATAACGCCCTTGTAGCTGTCGTAGTAGCTGTCGAATATCAGCGCGCGCAGCGGCTTATCGTCGTTAT from the Clostridia bacterium genome contains:
- the lepA gene encoding elongation factor 4; translated protein: VAQRDMEDQILDNMELERERGITRKARAVKLNYHADDGQEYIFNLIDTPGHVDFNYEVSRSLAACEGALLVVDAAQGIEAQTLANTYLAVDADLELVPVINKIDLPAADPDRVKEEIEEVIGIPADEAPLVSAKTGQNVRDVLEAVVKHIPAPQDNDDKPLRALIFDSYYDSYKGVIVYIRVMDGVLKKGARIKMMATGAEFDVVEVGNMRATSLEPLNELRSGDVGYFTASIKTVKDTTVGDTVTTAEKGASEPLKGYREALPMVFCGIYPVDGARYGDLRDALDKLKLNDAALTFEPENSVALGFGFRCGFLGLLHMEIIAERLEREFNLDLIMTIPSVVYKLHMTDGSVRSIDNPTYYPNPSEIDYCEEPVIKATILCPNEYIGAVMDLCQERRGVYKDMQHVAGSRVEIHYDLPLNEVIYDFFDALKSRTRGYASLDYELKGYQRANLVKLDVLLNGEMVDALSFIIHSDRAYGRARKITEKLKENIPRQLFEVPIQAAIGGKIIARETVKALRKDVLAKCYGGDITRKKKLLEKQKEGKKKMRQLGTVEIPQEAFMSVLKLDE